The following nucleotide sequence is from Streptomyces brevispora.
GAGCTTGGCCCGCACCTTCTGCAGCACGGACACCTTGCGCTTGACGCCGTTCTCGTCGACCAACGGGCCGATCTCGACCGGCACGTACTGCTCGTGCGCGGTGAGCGTGTGCAGCTGCGCGGGTGACAGCGGTTCGTGGACCTCGACGAACTCACCGTGCGGCAGGCGCTTGATGAGCCCGGACTCACGCCCGTGCAGCACCTTCTCCTTGTCCCGGCGCTGAAGGCCGAGGCAGATCCGCTTGGTCGCGATGAACGCGAGGACCGGAGCGACGAAGAAGGCGATCCGCACGAACCAGGTGATCGCGTTGATCGACAGATGGAAGTGCGTGGCCCAGAGGTCGTTGCCACCACCCACGAGCAGCACGAAGTACCACGTGATCCAGGCCACGCCGAACGCGGTGCGCGTCGGAGCGTTGCGCGGGCGGTCCAGGATGTGGTGCTCGCGCTTGTCCCCGGTGACCCAGGACTCGATGAACGGGTAGACCGCGATCGCGGCCAGGACCATCGGGAAGATCATCAGCGGGACGAGCACGCCCAGGACCAGCGTGTGACCCCAGAGGTTGATCTCCCAGCCGGGCATGACACGGATCAGACCCTCGGAGAACCCCATGTACCAGTCGGGCTGCGCGCCGGTGGACACCTGGTCCGGGCGGTAGGGCCCGATGGCCCAGATCGGGTTGATCGAGGCGATGCCCGAGATGGCGGCGATGACGCCGAAGACCAGGAAGAAGAACCCTCCGGCCTTCGCCATGTACACCGGCAGCAGCGGCATGCCGACGACGTTCTTGTTGGTCCGGCCGGGACCCGCGAACTGCGTGTGCTTGTGGTAGAAGACCAGGATCAGGTGCGCCACCAGCAGCCCCATCATGATGCCGGGCAGCAGCAGGATGTGGACCGAGTAGAACCGGGCGATGATGTCGCCGCCCGGGAACTCCCCGCCGTACAGGAACATCGACAGGTACGTGCCGACGATCGGCATGGACAGGATCGCGCCCTGCATGAACCGGACACCCGTACCCGAGAGCAGGTCGTCCGGGAGCGAGTAGCCGGTGAAGCCGGTGAACATACCGAGCACGAACAGCAGGAAGCCGAACAGCCAGTTGATCTCACGCGGCTTGCGGAACGCGCCCGTGAAGAAGACGCGCATCATGTGCACGAACATGCCGGCCAGGAAGATCAGCGCGGCCCAGTGGTGGATCTGCCGGACCAGCAGACCACCGCGGACGTCGAAGCTGATGTCCAGCGTCGAGGCGTACGCCTCGGACATCTGGATGCCCTGCATGGGCTCGTACGGGCCGTGGTAGACGACCTCGTTCATGCTCGGGTGGAAGAACAGCGTCAGGTACACACCCGTGAGGATGATGATGATGAAGCTGTAGAGGCAGATCTCACCGAGCATGAAGGACCAGTGGTCCGGGAAGATCTTGCGCATGTTGGCCTTGGCCAGGGAGTAGATCCCGAGCCGGCCGTCCGCCCAGTCGGCCACCTTCTCACCGGCGGGCGCCTTGCGCTTCGTATCGGTCGCAGTACTCATCCGCGCTCCCAGAATGCAGGACCGACGGGCTCATCGAAGTCACCGAGCGCCTCGAGGTTGCCCTCGCTGTTCACGCCGATCCGCAGCTGCGGGAGGGCGTGACCGGCCGGACCGAAGATGACGCGGGCGCCGTCGGAGAGGTCGAAGGTTGACTGGTGGCACGGGCAGAGCACGTGGTGGGTCTGCTGCTCGTACAGGCTGATCGGGCAGCCGACGTGGGTGCAGATCTTCGAGAAGGCCACGATGCCCTCGTGGGCCCACTCGCGCTCGCGCTTGTCCTTGATGTTGGACGGCTCGATGCGAATGATCATCAGCGCGGCCTTGGCGATCTGCGTCTGGAAGTCGTGCGCGTCCTCCTCCAGGCCCTCGGGCATGGCGAAGGTGAGCGAACCGACGGTCACGTCCTCGGGACGAAGCGGCTCATTGGTGTTCATGTTGATGAGCTGCTTGCCCTTGGCCCACATGGTGGAGCGAAGCTTCTTCTCCGGCAGCGGACCGAGGTCGCGCAGCAGCACCACACCGGAGAGCGGCACCAGGGCCAGCGCGCCGAACATGGTGTTGCGGACCAGCTTGCGCCGGCCGAACGCGGACTCCTCGGCACCGGCCGCGAAGTCGGCGAGAACCTTCGCCTTGACCTCGGGCTCGGCCTCGATCGCGTGCCGCTCGTCGGCGACCTCCACGTCGGACATCAGGGTGCGCGCCCAGTGGACGGCTCCCGCGCCGATCGCGAAGAGCGCCACGCCCAGGGTCAGTCCCAGGGAGAAGTTGAGCGCACTCACATGACCGAACGGGAAGATGTAGACGATCTTGTCGACCGGGAAGATGACGAAGGAGGCGATGAAGCCGACCGTCGCCAGCATGGACAGCGCGAACATGAACGCGACCGCGCGCTCGGACCGCTTCGCGGCCCGTTCGTCGATGTCCTGGATGCGCGGCTGGTGGGCCGGCAGCCCCGGGTCGGCGAACGGATCGTCCGCGCCCTCTACCGCGCCGTGCGCGGGGGCCTGCTCTGCGGGCAGGTTCTTTTCTGGAATCTCTTGG
It contains:
- a CDS encoding ubiquinol-cytochrome c reductase iron-sulfur subunit → MSSQEIPEKNLPAEQAPAHGAVEGADDPFADPGLPAHQPRIQDIDERAAKRSERAVAFMFALSMLATVGFIASFVIFPVDKIVYIFPFGHVSALNFSLGLTLGVALFAIGAGAVHWARTLMSDVEVADERHAIEAEPEVKAKVLADFAAGAEESAFGRRKLVRNTMFGALALVPLSGVVLLRDLGPLPEKKLRSTMWAKGKQLINMNTNEPLRPEDVTVGSLTFAMPEGLEEDAHDFQTQIAKAALMIIRIEPSNIKDKREREWAHEGIVAFSKICTHVGCPISLYEQQTHHVLCPCHQSTFDLSDGARVIFGPAGHALPQLRIGVNSEGNLEALGDFDEPVGPAFWERG
- a CDS encoding cytochrome b, which produces MSTATDTKRKAPAGEKVADWADGRLGIYSLAKANMRKIFPDHWSFMLGEICLYSFIIIILTGVYLTLFFHPSMNEVVYHGPYEPMQGIQMSEAYASTLDISFDVRGGLLVRQIHHWAALIFLAGMFVHMMRVFFTGAFRKPREINWLFGFLLFVLGMFTGFTGYSLPDDLLSGTGVRFMQGAILSMPIVGTYLSMFLYGGEFPGGDIIARFYSVHILLLPGIMMGLLVAHLILVFYHKHTQFAGPGRTNKNVVGMPLLPVYMAKAGGFFFLVFGVIAAISGIASINPIWAIGPYRPDQVSTGAQPDWYMGFSEGLIRVMPGWEINLWGHTLVLGVLVPLMIFPMVLAAIAVYPFIESWVTGDKREHHILDRPRNAPTRTAFGVAWITWYFVLLVGGGNDLWATHFHLSINAITWFVRIAFFVAPVLAFIATKRICLGLQRRDKEKVLHGRESGLIKRLPHGEFVEVHEPLSPAQLHTLTAHEQYVPVEIGPLVDENGVKRKVSVLQKVRAKLSQGYYGENNQIAKPSAEEYKEITDGHGHH